The Streptomyces sp. HUAS CB01 genome has a segment encoding these proteins:
- the egtA gene encoding ergothioneine biosynthesis glutamate--cysteine ligase EgtA — translation MAAPGRGGSGPRLSEDDAEELLRCICFKTGPPRTVGVELEWLVHDRHLPHLPVDEARLDRAFAGLRALSLGSALTFEPGGQLELSSPPAGSLMECIDSTAADLAAVRTALAGSGLTLTGYGHDPWNPPRRLLREPRYDAMEACLDRTGPAGRSMMCSSASVQVCLDAGYEEPGPLGLGRRWQLAHLLGAVLVAAFANSPAGAGGPTGWRSTRQSLWTDLDPARALAPAPGAPPREAWAAHVLDTPVMCIRAAEGPWPVPQGLTFREWIRSGEPRPPTRADLEYHMTTLFPPVRPRGHLELRMIDAQRGETGWMVPLAVTMALFDDPEAAETAYRTVKPLAETAGPRPAPRNPLWVGAARNGLTDPELHGAAVSCFAVALEALPRLGASQAVQDAVAAFHEHHVLPGRCPADDFSLLSKETSS, via the coding sequence ATGGCAGCACCAGGCCGCGGGGGCAGCGGACCGCGCCTCTCCGAGGACGACGCCGAAGAACTGCTCCGATGTATCTGCTTCAAGACGGGCCCACCCCGAACGGTAGGGGTGGAGCTGGAATGGCTCGTGCACGACCGGCACCTGCCGCACCTGCCCGTCGACGAGGCCCGTCTCGACCGGGCATTCGCCGGACTCCGGGCCCTGTCCCTCGGTTCGGCCCTCACCTTCGAGCCGGGCGGGCAGCTGGAGCTGAGCTCGCCGCCCGCCGGGTCGCTCATGGAGTGCATCGACTCCACAGCGGCTGATCTGGCCGCCGTCCGGACCGCACTGGCCGGATCCGGACTCACACTGACCGGTTACGGTCACGATCCGTGGAACCCGCCGCGCCGACTGCTGCGCGAGCCGCGCTACGACGCCATGGAGGCGTGCCTCGACCGGACCGGCCCCGCGGGCCGCTCCATGATGTGCTCCTCGGCGTCCGTGCAGGTGTGCCTGGACGCGGGATACGAGGAGCCCGGCCCGCTCGGGCTCGGCCGCCGCTGGCAGTTGGCGCACCTGCTGGGAGCGGTGCTCGTCGCGGCCTTCGCCAACTCCCCGGCGGGAGCGGGCGGGCCCACCGGCTGGCGCTCCACCCGGCAGTCGCTGTGGACCGACCTGGACCCGGCACGGGCCCTGGCACCGGCCCCCGGAGCGCCGCCGCGCGAGGCCTGGGCCGCGCACGTGCTGGACACACCGGTGATGTGCATCCGTGCCGCCGAGGGCCCCTGGCCGGTGCCGCAGGGGCTGACGTTCCGGGAGTGGATACGGTCCGGCGAGCCCCGGCCGCCCACCCGCGCCGACCTCGAGTACCACATGACCACGCTCTTCCCGCCGGTGCGGCCGCGCGGGCACCTCGAACTGCGCATGATCGACGCGCAGCGGGGCGAGACGGGGTGGATGGTTCCCCTCGCCGTCACCATGGCGCTCTTCGACGACCCGGAGGCCGCGGAGACCGCCTACCGCACGGTCAAGCCGCTCGCCGAGACCGCCGGCCCCCGGCCCGCGCCGCGCAACCCCCTGTGGGTGGGTGCCGCAAGGAACGGGCTGACCGACCCCGAACTGCACGGCGCCGCCGTCAGCTGCTTCGCCGTCGCCCTGGAGGCCCTCCCCAGGCTGGGTGCCTCGCAGGCCGTACAGGACGCGGTCGCCGCGTTCCACGAGCACCATGTCCTGCCCGGCCGGTGTCCGGCCGACGACTTCTCGCTCCTCAGCAAGGAGACCAGCTCATGA
- a CDS encoding TIGR02452 family protein: MSARLRGMARQTQEIVEAGRYRAPGGRTVTIGGDLSAAVEGTRMFGPEPVPVVPDTDRLSVCEVTGESSLTAARRMTGRDAAPVAVLNFASARNPGGGYLNGAQAQEEALCRASALYTTLLAVPGFYTHHREDRSPFYSDRVIHSPGVPVFRDERGGLLDTPFTVGFLTSPAPNAGVIAARTPELAVRIPRVLASRAERVLETAATTGYRRLVLGAWGCGVFRNDPSRVAGAFRSLLTGDGRFSGHFDEIVFAVLDRTREARTLGAFREAFPAERDGRSGPPNGAG, from the coding sequence ATGAGTGCACGTTTGCGGGGGATGGCACGGCAGACCCAGGAGATCGTCGAAGCAGGTCGCTACCGGGCACCGGGCGGCCGCACGGTGACGATCGGCGGGGATCTGTCCGCCGCGGTCGAGGGGACACGGATGTTCGGGCCCGAGCCCGTGCCGGTGGTCCCCGACACGGACCGTCTCAGCGTATGCGAGGTCACCGGGGAGAGCAGCCTGACGGCCGCGCGCAGGATGACCGGCCGGGACGCCGCCCCGGTCGCCGTCCTGAACTTCGCCTCGGCCCGCAATCCCGGCGGCGGGTACCTCAACGGCGCCCAGGCGCAGGAGGAGGCGCTCTGCCGGGCCTCCGCTCTCTACACCACGTTGCTGGCCGTCCCCGGGTTCTACACGCACCACCGGGAGGACCGGAGCCCCTTCTACTCCGACCGGGTGATCCACTCGCCGGGCGTACCGGTGTTCCGGGACGAGCGCGGCGGACTCCTCGACACCCCGTTCACGGTAGGGTTCCTCACCTCGCCCGCGCCCAACGCGGGCGTGATCGCCGCCCGCACGCCCGAGCTGGCCGTCCGGATACCCCGGGTCCTCGCCTCCCGGGCCGAGCGAGTCCTGGAGACGGCCGCGACGACGGGCTACCGGCGGCTCGTCCTGGGCGCCTGGGGCTGCGGGGTCTTCCGCAACGACCCGTCCCGCGTCGCGGGGGCCTTCCGGTCGCTGCTCACGGGGGACGGGCGCTTCTCCGGGCACTTCGACGAGATCGTCTTCGCGGTGCTGGACCGGACGCGGGAAGCGCGGACGCTCGGGGCGTTCCGGGAGGCGTTTCCGGCGGAGCGCGACGGCCGGTCCGGCCCCCCGAACGGGGCCGGCTAG
- a CDS encoding alpha/beta fold hydrolase, producing the protein MRLHTHTWGAGDRVALLVHGIMADHRTWRRVGPALAERGYRVVAVDLRGHGLSGRAASYTAQDHADDLAETLPRGAELALGHSLGGLTLSLAVERLAPRRAVYSDPAWHLGTREEGFDPAQFAELKSIATRDVVGMLHPRWAREDVDVELEALALWDESSAFGLSGSAGVDLLPAGPAVPSLVQLADPSLLVSGERARTLATRGFALRTVRGAGHVIHRDDFDGFMASLEGWI; encoded by the coding sequence GTGCGACTGCACACCCACACGTGGGGCGCCGGCGACCGCGTCGCGCTGCTGGTCCACGGCATCATGGCCGACCACCGCACATGGCGGAGGGTGGGGCCCGCGCTCGCCGAGCGCGGCTACCGGGTCGTCGCCGTCGATCTCCGCGGCCACGGCCTCAGCGGGCGCGCCGCCTCATACACGGCACAGGATCACGCCGACGACCTGGCCGAGACCCTGCCGCGGGGCGCCGAGCTCGCGCTGGGGCACTCCCTCGGCGGGCTCACCCTGTCCCTCGCCGTGGAACGGCTGGCTCCGCGGCGGGCCGTGTACTCCGATCCCGCCTGGCACCTCGGCACCCGGGAGGAGGGCTTCGACCCCGCTCAGTTCGCCGAGCTCAAGTCGATCGCCACGCGGGACGTCGTCGGGATGCTGCACCCGCGCTGGGCGCGCGAGGACGTGGACGTCGAGCTGGAGGCCCTGGCGCTCTGGGACGAGTCGTCCGCGTTCGGGCTGTCGGGATCGGCCGGTGTGGACCTGCTGCCGGCGGGGCCGGCCGTACCGTCGCTGGTCCAGCTCGCCGACCCGAGCCTTCTGGTGTCCGGGGAGAGGGCCCGGACGCTGGCCACCCGGGGCTTCGCGCTCCGTACGGTCAGGGGTGCCGGCCACGTGATCCACCGCGACGACTTCGACGGGTTCATGGCGTCCCTGGAGGGCTGGATCTAG
- a CDS encoding LacI family DNA-binding transcriptional regulator, translating to MTQTPREPRERSVPTSADVARLAGVSRATVSYVLNNASAVRISEPTRRRVRAAAEELGYVPHAAARTLRAGHSRMVLLPTAHVPVGPLYSRFLNELQWALRGLDYTVVQYGSMGLDGDSAARAWAELRPAAVVSLGETVLTPHSVEVLKRSGVRAVITLGPRPVEGAHSLVMDQREIGARAAEHLLERGYRRLGVIMPEEPGLGLFSEPRLAGVRGAAEPHGATVRAVPLAYDEEAAEALASRWRNLGLDAVYAYNDEYAMLLMRALQDAGLSVPGDTAVIGADDLLLGRLLRPRLSTVRIDVVTGRHLADLVDRAVRDQDGAPERHGLMGATAVGREST from the coding sequence ATGACCCAGACACCCAGAGAGCCACGAGAACGCTCCGTTCCGACCAGTGCCGACGTCGCCCGGCTGGCCGGGGTCTCCCGTGCGACCGTCTCCTACGTGCTCAACAACGCCTCGGCCGTACGCATCAGCGAACCCACCCGTCGCAGGGTCCGCGCAGCCGCCGAGGAACTGGGCTACGTGCCCCACGCGGCGGCCCGCACCCTGCGCGCCGGACACAGCCGGATGGTGCTGCTGCCGACCGCGCACGTCCCCGTCGGCCCGCTCTACAGCCGCTTCCTCAACGAACTCCAGTGGGCGCTCCGCGGCCTCGACTACACGGTCGTCCAGTACGGCAGCATGGGCCTCGACGGCGACTCGGCCGCCCGCGCCTGGGCGGAGCTGCGTCCCGCTGCCGTGGTCTCCCTCGGGGAGACCGTCCTGACCCCCCACAGCGTCGAGGTGCTCAAGCGCTCCGGCGTCAGAGCCGTGATCACGCTCGGTCCCCGTCCCGTGGAGGGTGCGCACTCCCTCGTCATGGACCAGCGGGAGATCGGCGCGAGGGCCGCGGAGCACCTGCTGGAGCGCGGGTACCGCCGACTCGGCGTGATCATGCCGGAGGAGCCGGGTCTCGGCCTCTTCTCCGAGCCACGCCTCGCCGGTGTCCGCGGGGCCGCGGAGCCGCACGGCGCGACCGTCCGCGCCGTCCCGCTCGCGTACGACGAGGAGGCCGCCGAGGCGCTCGCCTCCCGCTGGCGGAACCTGGGACTGGACGCGGTCTACGCGTACAACGACGAGTACGCCATGCTCCTGATGCGCGCCCTGCAGGACGCCGGCCTCTCCGTCCCCGGCGACACGGCCGTCATCGGGGCGGACGACCTGCTGCTCGGGCGGCTGCTGCGGCCGCGGCTGAGCACCGTGCGCATCGACGTGGTGACCGGCCGGCACCTCGCCGATCTCGTGGACCGCGCGGTCCGGGACCAGGACGGCGCACCGGAGCGCCACGGCCTGATGGGGGCGACGGCGGTGGGACGCGAGTCGACCTGA
- the trxA gene encoding thioredoxin: MSTVELTKENFDQVVSENDFVLIDFWASWCGPCRQFAPVYEGASERHEDLVFAKVDTEAQPELAAAFDIQSIPTLMIVRDNVAVFAQPGALPEPVLEDVIGQARGLDMDEVRKSIEDAQKNEAKQQ; the protein is encoded by the coding sequence ATGAGCACTGTCGAGCTCACCAAGGAAAACTTCGATCAGGTCGTCTCCGAGAACGACTTCGTCCTGATCGACTTCTGGGCTTCCTGGTGCGGTCCGTGTCGCCAGTTCGCCCCGGTGTACGAGGGCGCCTCGGAGCGCCACGAGGACCTGGTCTTCGCGAAGGTCGACACGGAGGCGCAGCCGGAGCTGGCGGCGGCGTTCGACATCCAGTCCATCCCGACGCTGATGATCGTCCGGGACAACGTCGCGGTGTTCGCGCAGCCGGGCGCGCTGCCCGAGCCCGTCCTGGAGGACGTCATCGGCCAGGCTCGTGGCCTGGACATGGACGAGGTGCGCAAGTCCATCGAGGACGCGCAGAAGAACGAGGCGAAGCAGCAGTGA
- a CDS encoding dihydrolipoyl dehydrogenase family protein: MTEAVEYDVVVLGAGPTGENVADRTRAAGLRTAVVESELVGGECSYWACMPSKALLRPVITRSDARKVPGVRQAVQGPLDTEAVLAHRDGMTSHWKDDGQASWLDGTGARLYRGQGRLHGPRKVVVEGPEGEHHVLTAQHAVAVCTGSRAVLPDLPGLTGARAWTSREATSAHAAPGRLVVVGGGVVGAEMATAWQGLGSQVTLLVRGGGLLPRMEPFVGEYVAESLTEAGATVRTGVGVAAVNRPDPGGPVTVVLDDGELIEADEVLFATGRAPRTGDIGLETVGLEPGSWLRVDDSCRVDGHDWLYGVGDVNHRALLTHQGKYQARIAGAAIVARARHTPLLETDRWGAHAATADHDAVPQVVFTDPEAAAVGLSLAEARAAGHRVRAVDRDLAAVAGASLFVDNYRGRARMVVDLDREVLLGATFVGPGVSELLHSATIAVAGEVPIERLWHAVPSYPTISEVWLRLLEEYRDGQGG, translated from the coding sequence ATGACGGAAGCCGTGGAGTACGACGTCGTGGTGCTGGGGGCCGGGCCGACCGGCGAGAACGTGGCGGACCGCACACGGGCCGCCGGTCTCCGTACGGCCGTGGTGGAGAGCGAACTCGTCGGCGGGGAGTGCTCGTACTGGGCGTGCATGCCGAGCAAGGCGCTGCTGCGGCCCGTGATCACCCGCTCCGACGCGCGCAAGGTACCCGGCGTGCGCCAGGCGGTGCAGGGCCCGCTCGACACGGAGGCCGTCCTCGCCCACCGCGACGGGATGACCTCGCACTGGAAGGACGACGGCCAGGCCTCATGGCTCGACGGGACCGGCGCCCGGCTGTACCGCGGGCAGGGCCGGCTCCACGGCCCGCGCAAGGTCGTCGTCGAAGGGCCGGAGGGCGAACACCATGTGCTGACCGCGCAGCACGCCGTCGCCGTGTGCACCGGCAGCCGCGCGGTCCTGCCGGATCTGCCGGGCCTCACCGGGGCCAGGGCCTGGACGAGCCGCGAGGCGACCAGCGCGCACGCGGCGCCCGGCCGGCTGGTCGTGGTGGGCGGGGGAGTCGTCGGTGCGGAGATGGCGACCGCCTGGCAGGGCCTCGGCTCGCAGGTGACCCTGCTGGTGCGCGGCGGGGGGCTGCTGCCGCGCATGGAACCCTTCGTCGGCGAGTACGTCGCCGAGTCGCTCACCGAGGCCGGGGCGACCGTGCGGACCGGCGTGGGAGTGGCCGCCGTCAACCGGCCCGACCCCGGCGGACCGGTCACCGTCGTCCTCGACGACGGGGAGCTGATCGAGGCCGACGAGGTGCTGTTCGCCACCGGGCGCGCCCCGCGCACCGGCGACATCGGGCTGGAGACGGTGGGACTGGAGCCGGGCTCCTGGCTCCGGGTCGACGACAGCTGCCGGGTGGACGGCCACGACTGGCTGTACGGCGTCGGTGACGTCAACCACCGCGCCCTCCTCACCCACCAGGGCAAGTACCAGGCGCGGATCGCCGGAGCGGCCATCGTGGCGCGCGCCCGGCACACGCCGCTGCTGGAGACGGACCGTTGGGGCGCGCACGCGGCGACGGCCGACCACGACGCCGTCCCGCAGGTCGTCTTCACCGACCCGGAGGCCGCCGCTGTCGGTCTGTCCCTGGCGGAGGCCCGGGCCGCGGGGCACCGTGTCCGCGCCGTCGACAGGGACCTGGCCGCCGTCGCGGGCGCGAGCCTCTTCGTCGACAACTACCGCGGCCGCGCCCGTATGGTCGTCGATCTCGACCGGGAGGTCCTCCTCGGCGCCACCTTCGTCGGTCCGGGCGTGAGCGAACTGCTCCATTCGGCCACGATCGCGGTGGCCGGGGAGGTGCCGATCGAGCGGCTGTGGCACGCGGTGCCCTCGTACCCGACGATCAGCGAGGTGTGGCTGCGTCTGCTGGAGGAGTACCGGGACGGCCAGGGCGGCTGA
- a CDS encoding tetratricopeptide repeat protein produces the protein MSDTYYEFGTPAERWDRARFFFDAKEYMTAARILDGLVAEAPEQVAPRLLLARAYYHSARLGKAETELLAVLERDPVEHYARLMLGRTLERQGRHTEAAPHLRIAAAMSGDFPEVP, from the coding sequence GTGAGCGACACCTACTACGAGTTCGGGACCCCGGCGGAGCGCTGGGACCGTGCGCGGTTCTTCTTCGACGCCAAGGAGTACATGACGGCCGCGCGGATCCTGGACGGCCTCGTCGCGGAGGCGCCGGAGCAGGTCGCCCCGAGGCTGCTGCTCGCCCGCGCCTACTACCACTCCGCCCGGCTCGGCAAGGCCGAGACCGAGCTGCTCGCGGTGCTCGAGCGCGACCCGGTCGAGCACTACGCCCGCCTGATGCTCGGCCGCACTCTGGAGCGGCAGGGCAGGCACACCGAGGCCGCGCCCCACCTGCGGATCGCGGCGGCGATGTCCGGGGACTTCCCCGAGGTGCCGTGA
- a CDS encoding pirin family protein, translating to MSNLDRQAALSVCGGKGFVVADPVRELLTPRRVPLGESTEVRRLLPNLGRRMVGAWCFVDHYGPDDIADEPGMQVPPHPHMGLQTVSWLHEGEVLHRDSVGSLQTIRPKELGLMTSGRAISHSEESPKSHARLLHGAQLWVALPDAHRHGEPHFQHHAELPHVTVPGLTATVILGELDGAVSPGSTYTPIVGADLALARGTETSIPLEPDFEYAVLSMSGEAHVDGVPLLPGSMLYLGCGRGELPLRAESDAGLMLLGGEPFEEELIMWWNFIGRTQEEIETARRDWMEGSRFGEVHGYAGDRLPAPDLPPVPLKPRGRVR from the coding sequence ATGAGCAATCTTGATCGTCAGGCTGCGCTCTCCGTATGCGGCGGCAAGGGCTTCGTCGTCGCCGATCCCGTGCGTGAGCTCCTGACCCCCCGCCGCGTCCCGCTCGGCGAGTCCACCGAGGTCCGCCGGCTGCTCCCCAACCTCGGACGCAGGATGGTGGGTGCCTGGTGCTTCGTCGACCACTACGGTCCCGACGACATCGCCGACGAGCCCGGGATGCAGGTGCCGCCCCACCCGCACATGGGCCTGCAGACCGTGAGCTGGCTGCACGAGGGCGAGGTGCTGCACCGGGACAGCGTGGGCAGTCTCCAGACGATCCGGCCGAAGGAGCTCGGCCTCATGACCTCGGGGCGGGCGATCAGCCACTCCGAGGAGAGCCCGAAGAGCCATGCCCGCCTCCTCCACGGAGCCCAGCTCTGGGTCGCCCTGCCCGACGCCCACCGTCACGGGGAACCGCACTTCCAGCACCATGCCGAACTTCCGCACGTCACCGTTCCCGGACTGACCGCCACGGTCATTCTCGGAGAGCTCGACGGCGCGGTCTCACCGGGCTCGACGTACACGCCCATCGTGGGCGCCGACCTCGCCCTGGCCCGCGGCACCGAGACCAGCATCCCGCTCGAACCGGACTTCGAGTACGCCGTGCTCTCCATGTCCGGCGAGGCCCACGTCGACGGTGTGCCCCTGCTCCCCGGCTCGATGCTCTACCTCGGCTGCGGACGCGGCGAACTGCCCCTGCGGGCCGAGTCGGACGCCGGTCTGATGCTGCTCGGAGGTGAACCGTTCGAGGAGGAGCTCATCATGTGGTGGAACTTCATCGGCCGTACGCAGGAGGAGATCGAGACCGCCCGCAGGGACTGGATGGAGGGCTCCCGCTTCGGCGAGGTCCACGGCTACGCGGGCGACCGGCTCCCGGCGCCCGACCTCCCGCCGGTGCCGCTCAAGCCGCGGGGACGGGTGCGCTGA
- a CDS encoding sigma factor: MDRADDGVSRDSVPLAELLEERRHLLDVARWMLGSGSEAEHAVDEAYRKWYGLSRPARARIAEPRSWLVRTTGSICLDRLAPPGHATPGHHPAPDTATPARRPHAVLAEEIDEVLFGALDSLTPAERAAFVLDDVFGMPPGTVSGIVGRPEHECTELVHRARHSLRAPRAGPTTPRRHDTVVRAVRRACVTRNPVLLASLLAPDATAYFDGGGKVRALDRPVRGARPVARSLLTLLAGTTLRTRSVNGRTGLVVRHHHQIAAVICLDIAGHQATQIWIILNPDKLRAWNRRGPSSPPPPAG; this comes from the coding sequence ATGGACCGTGCCGATGACGGGGTGTCGAGGGACTCGGTGCCGCTGGCCGAGTTGCTGGAGGAGCGGCGTCATCTGCTGGACGTGGCCCGGTGGATGCTGGGCAGCGGCAGCGAGGCCGAGCACGCCGTCGACGAGGCCTACCGAAAGTGGTACGGGCTGTCCCGCCCGGCGCGTGCACGCATCGCCGAACCCCGCTCCTGGCTGGTGCGGACCACCGGCAGCATCTGCCTGGACCGGCTGGCCCCGCCCGGCCACGCGACACCCGGCCACCACCCGGCACCGGACACCGCGACACCCGCGCGACGCCCGCACGCCGTGCTCGCGGAGGAGATCGACGAGGTCCTGTTCGGCGCCCTGGACTCCCTCACCCCGGCCGAACGGGCCGCGTTCGTCCTCGACGACGTCTTCGGCATGCCACCGGGCACCGTCTCCGGCATCGTCGGCCGGCCCGAGCACGAGTGCACCGAACTGGTCCACCGTGCACGCCACAGCCTCCGGGCCCCCCGCGCAGGACCCACCACGCCACGCCGGCACGACACCGTCGTCCGCGCCGTCCGCCGGGCCTGCGTCACCCGGAACCCGGTGCTCCTGGCCTCCCTCCTGGCCCCCGACGCCACCGCCTACTTCGACGGCGGCGGCAAGGTCCGCGCCCTCGACCGGCCCGTCCGCGGCGCCCGGCCCGTCGCCCGCAGCCTGCTCACCCTCCTCGCCGGCACCACCCTGCGGACCCGCTCCGTCAACGGCCGGACCGGACTCGTCGTGCGCCACCACCACCAGATCGCCGCGGTCATCTGCCTCGACATCGCCGGACACCAGGCCACCCAGATCTGGATCATCCTCAACCCGGACAAACTCCGCGCCTGGAACCGGCGGGGCCCGTCGTCGCCCCCGCCGCCGGCCGGCTGA
- a CDS encoding WhiB family transcriptional regulator produces the protein MNWRLDATCLGEDPDLFFPIGIGNSGPTLLQTAEAKAVCRRCPVVEQCLDWAVERGPVDGIWGGTTESERRAISRRRISARTSRG, from the coding sequence GTGAACTGGCGACTGGACGCGACATGCCTGGGCGAAGACCCTGATCTGTTCTTCCCCATCGGCATCGGCAACAGTGGTCCCACCCTGCTGCAGACCGCCGAGGCGAAGGCCGTGTGCCGGCGGTGTCCCGTGGTGGAGCAGTGTCTCGACTGGGCCGTCGAAAGGGGCCCGGTCGACGGAATCTGGGGCGGCACCACGGAGAGCGAGCGACGTGCGATCAGCCGGCGCAGGATCAGCGCCCGCACGAGCCGGGGCTGA
- a CDS encoding YceI family protein, producing MLRSRKHDTVPSSRPYEGVTGVYALDPVNSMVGFSVRHAMVSNVRGKFDTFEGLLKLDGARPARSEAYLSVQTESLDTGIPGRDRHLTGADFFDSSTFPLMTFRSASVVPTGDGSFRLAGYLWIKDIELPLGVDVDFGGTRRDACGQTRIGFEGTATLQRSDWGLTWNSALTTGGVLISDKVTLVLDVSAVRLDQASAA from the coding sequence ATGCTCAGGAGCCGCAAGCACGACACCGTCCCCAGCAGCCGTCCGTACGAAGGAGTGACCGGCGTCTACGCGCTCGACCCGGTCAACAGCATGGTCGGCTTCTCGGTCCGGCACGCCATGGTCTCGAACGTACGGGGGAAGTTCGACACCTTCGAGGGGCTGCTCAAACTCGACGGGGCCCGTCCCGCCCGGTCCGAGGCCTATCTGAGCGTCCAGACCGAGAGCCTGGACACGGGCATACCGGGCCGGGACAGGCACCTCACGGGCGCGGACTTCTTCGACTCCTCGACCTTTCCCCTGATGACCTTCCGCTCCGCCTCGGTCGTCCCCACCGGCGACGGGTCGTTCCGCCTGGCCGGGTACCTCTGGATCAAGGACATCGAACTGCCCCTCGGCGTCGACGTCGACTTCGGCGGCACCCGCAGGGACGCCTGCGGGCAGACCCGCATCGGCTTCGAGGGCACGGCCACCCTGCAGCGTTCCGACTGGGGACTCACCTGGAACTCGGCGCTGACGACAGGGGGCGTGCTCATCAGCGACAAGGTGACGCTGGTCCTCGACGTCTCGGCGGTGCGGCTGGACCAGGCGTCCGCCGCCTGA
- a CDS encoding SDR family oxidoreductase gives MKVVVIGGTGLIGSQLVGRLTEHGHEAVPAALDTGVNTLTGEGLAEVLHGASVVVDVSNSPSFEDEAVMEFFRTSTTNLLAAEAEAGVTHHVALSVVGTDRLQQSGYFRAKQAQEELIKASGIPYSIVHATQFFEFMNGIADGATDGDTVRLAAVGIQPVFSGDVAAQVGRTAVGTPVGGVVEIAGPDRYRLDDLVREGLAARNDPRTVVADPHATYFGAELEEDTLLPGPDARLGGTRFTDWLARQQ, from the coding sequence ATGAAGGTCGTCGTCATCGGCGGAACCGGCCTCATCGGCTCGCAGCTGGTCGGCAGGCTCACGGAGCACGGCCACGAAGCGGTGCCGGCCGCACTCGACACCGGCGTCAACACCCTGACCGGTGAGGGCCTGGCCGAGGTTCTGCACGGCGCCTCGGTCGTGGTCGACGTGTCGAACTCGCCCTCGTTCGAGGACGAGGCGGTCATGGAGTTCTTCCGCACCTCGACCACGAACCTTCTCGCCGCGGAGGCAGAAGCCGGTGTGACCCACCACGTCGCCCTCTCCGTGGTCGGCACCGATCGGCTCCAGCAGAGCGGCTACTTCCGCGCCAAGCAGGCGCAGGAGGAGCTGATCAAGGCGTCCGGGATCCCGTACTCCATCGTCCACGCCACACAGTTCTTCGAGTTCATGAACGGCATCGCGGACGGGGCGACCGACGGCGACACCGTGCGTCTGGCCGCCGTCGGGATCCAGCCCGTCTTCTCCGGCGACGTGGCCGCCCAGGTGGGCCGCACCGCGGTCGGTACGCCCGTCGGCGGAGTGGTGGAGATCGCCGGCCCCGACAGGTACCGGCTGGACGACCTCGTCCGCGAGGGCCTCGCAGCGAGGAACGACCCCCGCACGGTCGTGGCGGACCCGCACGCCACGTACTTCGGCGCCGAGTTGGAGGAGGACACCCTCCTGCCCGGCCCCGACGCCCGTCTCGGTGGGACCCGGTTCACCGACTGGCTCGCGCGTCAGCAGTAG